A window of the Aphis gossypii isolate Hap1 unplaced genomic scaffold, ASM2018417v2 Contig00253, whole genome shotgun sequence genome harbors these coding sequences:
- the LOC126553514 gene encoding LOW QUALITY PROTEIN: uncharacterized protein LOC126553514 (The sequence of the model RefSeq protein was modified relative to this genomic sequence to represent the inferred CDS: inserted 2 bases in 2 codons), with protein sequence MALRDHDYVIPANHEEVCVANLNLFLQDHNYAQRPAAIQIQEEQEEDQPQAEGEDQRQAEEQEEDQQQQQQEDQPQAEGDQPQAEGDQPQAEEQDQPQAEEQEENQPQEEGEEEEQQQARTYRTIPGIRLNSKFYVDNFGYKYYKKKLLINRITLVCERQKNPNRPICHGSASISRNEMDNQILIVVPHNHEPNEIDLNVPFLRNALGERAIDRTITTPSIRGLYNSEIIRHPQAAIRYTFLQTQARTKRMRLSRRPQLPQDMHDLAEMLRDPRNANYASTFQIPSTAFFNQELIVNGVTVGIIFANTSAIEKYREQLATVEIVGIDGTYKTPMDLRSFLTFQILYKSVAFPMVFVLLGSETEETYCALFAVIRNILPLNYDGIXFVTDYERAYXCAVQQIFPNSNLLCCWFHLPGNITTFCTATILHRKVNGVLNLVKRHDVAARIFRMVLALPHLPAERGHPGCPNFCMEDGLNTIVNYTLQFPEINEVMNRFLMDYIYHYWFLQIGPRFLSVFGQDHRTNNYLESFHATLLTQIGRHPNIWDFLQRLTIVENQFFVEFQQSINNLMIRDGTSRSERENSTRIIAESVQQLNRDGDLLMFLRRTGHRNDGYVQQQIGAYP encoded by the exons ATGGCATTGAGAGATCATGACTATGTCATTCCAGCCAATCACGAAGAAGTCTGTGTAGCAAATCTCAACCTCTTCCTACAAGACCACAACTACGCCCAACGTCCTGCTGCCATTCAGATTCAAGAAGAACAAGAAGAAGATCAACCTCAGGCAGAAGGAGAAGATCAACGACAAGCAGAAGAACAAGAAGAAGAtcaacaacagcaacaacaaGAAGATCAACCTCAGGCAGAAGGAGATCAACCACAGGCAGAAGGAGATCAACCACAGGCAGAAGAACAAGATCAGCCACAGGCAGAAGAACAAGAAGAAAATCAGCCACAAGAAGAAGGAGAAGAAGAAGAACAACAACAAGCAAGAACATATAGGACAATCCCTGGCATTCGGCTCAACTCAAAATTTTATGTTGATAATTTtgggtataaatattataaaaaaaagttactcaTCAATAGAATAACTTTGGTTTGTGAGCGTCAAAAAAATCCCAATCGTCCTATATGTCATGGTTCAGCATCTATCAGTAGAAACGAGATGGACAACCAAATTTTGATTGTAGTTCCACACAATCATGAGCCGaatgaaattgatttaaatgtgCCATTCCTGAGGAACGCTCTAGGTGAAAGAGCTATTGATCGGACAATCACAACCCCATCAATTCGAGGTCTCTATAATAGCGAAATAATTAG GCATCCCCAGGCTGCCATTCGCTATACATTCCTCCAGACACAAGCTAGAACAAAAAGGATGAGACTATCGAGACGCCCACAATTACCTCAGGACATGCACGATCTTGCAGAAATGTTGAGAGACCCCCGGAATGCAAATTATGCCTCAACATTCCAAATTCCTTCAACTGCCTTTTTCAATCAAGAATTGATTGTAAATGGAGTAACTGTTGGAATTATTTTTGCGAATACTTCGGCAATTGAAAAGTATCGTGAACAGTTGGCTACAGTAGAGATTGTCGGAATAGATGGTACGTATAAGACGCCAATGGACTTGCGATCTTTCCTGACATTTCAGATTCTCTACAAAAGTGTT gcGTTTCCAATGGTCTTTGTCCTTTTGGGGAGTGAGACAGAGGAAACGTATTGTGCGTTATTCGCTGTGATACGCAATATTCTACCTTTGAATTATGATGGAA CGTTTGTTACTGATTATGAGCGTGCTT GATGCGCTGTCCAGCAAATCTTCCCTAACAGTAACTTACTATGCTGTTGGTTCCATTTACCAGGTAATATAACTACATTTT GTACCGCTACAATTTTGCACCGAAAAGTGAATGGTGTCTTGAACTTGGTAAAGAGGCATGATGTAGCAGCTCGTATTTTTAGAATg gtACTAGCATTGCCTCATCTACCGGCTGAAAGGGGTCATCCGGGGTGCCCTAATTTTTGTATGGAAGATGGATTAAATACGATTGTTAATTATACCTTACAATTTCCCGAAATTAATGAGGTTATGAATCGTTTCCTGATGGACTACATTTACCATTATTGGTTTTTGCAAATTGGTCCAcgatttttaagtgtttttggTCAAGATCACCGGACCAACAATTACTTAGAATCCTTCCATGCAACGTTGCTCACTCAAATTGGACGCCACCCTAATATTTGGGACTTTCTTC aaaGACTGACTATTGTGGAAAATCAGTTCTTTGTAGAATTTCAACAAAGCATCAATAATCTCAtg atcagAGATGGTACTTCCAGATCTGAAAGAGAAAATTCAACAAGGATTATTGCAGAATCTGTACAGCAACTAAACAGAGACGGTGATCTATTGATGTTTTTGAGGAGGACTGGTCACCGAAATGATGGCTATGTTCAACAACAAATTGGAGCCTATCCCTGA